The genome window CAAATGTTTTTTTGCGATTTTACTTTAAAAAGTATTAATTTTGCTTAAATAAAATTACACTATGAGAGTGTTTGTTTTTTTTACTTTATTGGTTTTATTTTTTGCTTTAGCAAATTGGTATATTTATAAAAGATTTTTAAGTAAGATTGATTTTTTAAAACCTTATAAGAAGTTTGTATTAGCTCTTGTTTTAATAGTTTTTGCATGTGAATTAATCTTTTTTGTAAATATGCGCGGAGATTTTTTACATGAAAAGCTTTATTATATTTTAGCGATTTTTCCTACTGTTACTTGCTTTTTTTTACTTTTTGGAATAGTTTTTGAAATTGCTTCTTGGATTTTTTTTAATGAAAATAAAAAAGAGCAAATTTTCAGTGTCCAAAGAAGAAAGTTTTTAAAATTAATTTTTGATTCTTGGCTTATTATACTTAGCGTTAGTATGGTATTTAAAGGCTTTGTAAATGCTATCAGTACGCCTAAGGTTAATGAAATAGATATTAAAATTAAAAATTTAAAAGAAGATTTAAATATAGCTTTGCTTTCTGATGTACATTTGGGAAAAAATTTAGGAGAGGATTTTTTAAAAACCTTAATTGATGAGGTTAATGCTTTAAATGCTGATATAGTCATCATAGCTGGGGATTTAATCGATGCAGATATAGCTAGTATGTCTTATATTAATTTGTTAGAAAATTTTAAATCAAAATATGGTACTTATTTTGTTTATGGAAATCATGAGTATTATAATGATATAAATGCAATAAGCAAAAAGCTTAAAACGCTTAAAAATTTCAAAGTTTTAGAAGATGAAAGTATTGATTTTGGGGATTTTACTTTAAGTGGGACTTTGGATTTGGCTGCTAAACGTTTGGGCTTTAAAGAAAGTAATATAGAAAAAATCAAAACTCAAATCAATCAAGAAAAAGTTAATATTTTAATCACGCATCAGCCAAAATATGTAAAAACTTATGATGTGAGCGGGTTTGATTTGATTTTATCAGGACATACACATGCAGGACAAATTTTCCCTTTTTCTTTGCTAGTATATTTAGAACAAGGCTTTGTGTATGGGCTTTATAAATTAAGCAAAGATAGTTTGCTTTATGTAAGCAGTGGAGCTGGATTTTGGGGACCTGCTGTGAGATTTTTAGCTCCTAGTGAGATAGCTTTGATTAGATTAAAAGGAGAATGAGTGGGATTTAGCAATAGTGCTTCAAAAATATTTGGAATCATAGCAAAATATAAATTTCCAAAAATTATACAAAAAAACATTAATAAAGCTTATGTAAATGCTTTTAATATCAATATGAGTGAATTTAAGTCTTTAGAAGAATACGAGAGTTTAAATGCTTTGTTTACAAGAACTTTATTAAATGAGCGAGAATTAGAAGATGGCTTTGTAAGTCCAAGTGATGGTAAAATTTTAGAACTTGGAAGTAGTTTTCAAAATGACTTAAAAGAAAATTTAGCCTTTAGTATTAAAGGTTCAAGTTATAGTATAGAAGAGCTTTTAAAAAACTCAGCCAGTAAAGAAGAATTAGAAAATGGCATAGATTATGCAAATATTTATTTATCTCCAAAAGATTATCATCATTATCATGCACCTTGTAATATGCAAATTTTAAGTGCTACATATATGAGTGGGGCTTTATTTAGTGTGAGTGAGGCAAAGTTAGCCAAGATTATAAATCTTTATACTAAAAATGAAAGAGTAGTTTTAAGGTGCTTAGTGGAAGGAAAATTTATACTTTGGATGGTATTTGTGGGCGCGCTAAATGTTGGTAAAATGCATTTTAGCTTTGATACCAGCATACAAACTAACGCTGCAAATTTTGATTTTACTTATACTTATGAAGATCTTTTTGTAAAAAAAGGCCAAAGACTTGGAAATTTTGAGCTAGGTTCAACTATAGTTTTAATCGCTCAAAAAGGGTTTTTAAAATTTAGCAAAAATGCTTACGAGAAAGTTGAATTTTCTAAGAAGATTGCAGACTTTGCTTAGTCTCATCTTCATTAGCAACTTTATATAAAAAGGCAAAAATTTCAGCCACCGCTTTATACATATTAGGTGGGATTTCATCGCCTAAGTCAAGCTTGCTAAGAACTTCTACTAAGTCTTTATCCTCTTTTATGGGTATGCCATTTTCTTTAGCTAAAGAGATGATTTTAGCAGCGTTTTCACCTTTAGCATTAGCTAGGATTTTTGGTGCATTTTGATCTTCTTTATTATAGCCTAGTGCAACGGCTTTTTTTGTTTTTTTAGCCATTTTTAAGCCCTTGTATCAAAACCCATATTAAAGTCATTGTATTCTTCTTGATTATGAAATTTGCTTTTAACTATATCACTGATGAAAAAATTAGAGCTTAGAAGTCCTACTTTAACTAAGGCTTTTTTTAGCTCATGTGCTCTTTCATAAAGTTTTTTTCTAAAATTAACATTTTCTATCATCATATTTATATCGATGTATTTATCATTACTTAGAGATAAAAATACATTGATTTTTCCTAATTTTTCAAATTCAAGATTAATTTGTGCATAAAATTTATCTTTTTTACCGCGCTTAAAAACTACATTAGATTTTTCTAAATCATCCCAAAAAAAAGGTAAAAAAGTATGAATGCTATTATTAGCTAAAGATAAAAGTTGATTAAACTCAAGCTGAGCTATAAGACGATTTGCTTGATTTAGTATGCTTTCATTGTCTAAATTTTTAGCCAGATTAGAAACTTGCAAAAGAGTGGATTTGATGTCTTTTTGCAATTCTGAAGAAATTTCTGCGGTATCTTTTGGAGTAATTTTTCCAAGATCTTTTATAGAAAGTTCTAATTTTTTTTCTATATTTTTTATATCATCTAAAGAATTTTTTGCTTCATAATTTTTAGGATCTAAAGCTTTTAAAACCTCGTTGAGTTTTCTTCCTATTAGGCCTAGTTCTTTGTTAAGATTATTTAAAAATTCTTCTTGTAGATTTTGGCTAAAATTAAGATTTTTACTTACATTTTGTTTGAAAATATCTTCTAGTAAAATTTTACCTGAAGTGCTTTTGAATATATCTTCTAATTTAGTATTATTTGCTTGTAAATTTTGACTTTTGTTATCATTTTTGCTTGCTTCTTCAGTATTTTTTTGTGGTGTTTTGGATTCTTCTTTAGGGTTTTCTTTAATATCTTTACTCTGTGGTATTTTTTCTTCTTTTGTATTTTGAATTTCTTTATCTTTGGCTATGCTTTCTTGTTTTTGTTGAGTTTCTTTTTTATCTTCTGTGTTTTTTTGCGGAGTTTTTATTTCTTCTTTTAACTCTTCTTTGATGTCTTTAGTGTGTGGGGTCTTATTTAAATTTTCTTGTGTTGTTTCAGTTTTGTTTTTGTGATTTTTTATATCTTTTAAAAGTGTTATAAGATCTTTGATGTTCTGACTAAGTTCTTTTAGTATATGCGTATTTTGAATTTTTATATTTTCAGGTTTGGCTAGTTCTTTGTTGATAAGTGCTAAATTTTTACTGAGATTTTTAATGAAATTATTAGCAATATTTTGTAGCTTTTCTTGGCTAATGGAATTTGGATTTTTATTGATATAGTTTTTAAAATTTTCTATTTTATCAAATAGTTTAAAAAGTGTCTTGTAGTTTGTATTTTCTAAAGAAATTTTATTATCTTTTTTATGATTTTGTAAGATGTGAATAAGTTCTTTTAGTGTACTTGTGGCGTCAAGATTTTTAAGATCTAAATTACTTATATCGCGTTTTAGATTTTCACTAGTAGCTCCTTTTATGGTATTTAAAAGATTAAAAAAGCTTTGTGGTAAATTTTGCTCTTTTAAAGAATGGTTGAGTTTTGCTTCTAAAAATACACCTGAATTTTTTACCAAAGATGAAAGATTTTTATTGTTGATATCTTTAGCAGGTTTAACTAGATCTTCTAAAACTTTAAGTAGTTTTTCAAATTCAGGTTTTTTAGAAAGCTCTGCTTGAAGTTTTTTAACTTCATTGGCAAAATTAGGTGCAAAATTTAAATCTTTGTGATTTTTTAATACTGCTAAATCAGGATCTTTGTTGGTTTTGATTTGATCTAAGAGTTTATTTAATAATTCTTGTAATTTTTGATCGATTTTACTGATATAATCTTTGGGTAATTTGATTTCAGGATTATTTTTAGAAAATAAAGGATTTTTTAAAGCATCATTAAGCGAGATTTTTTTATCTGATTTCTCGCTTTTGCTATCTTTATTTGTTTCGTTTTTTGCAAATTGATTTTGATTGTTAGAAATATTAGTTATCATCTAGCATTACCATGTTGCCCGGTTTTCTTTTAAATTTGGTTAGATTTTTAAATTTTGGTTTATCTATAGCAAAGGCAATTAAAACAGTCAATAAAACGATGTAAAAATACATAAAACCATTGCTTTCAAAATAATACATTAAAGTCCCAAGTACAGCAGGTGCAAATAAAGCACCAAAAGAATAAGTAAAAAGAACAGCTCTACCAAGCTCAACTCTTTTGCTAGAATCTTCGAGCATGTCGTTTGCTCTAGCTAAAGAAAGAGCATACAAACAACACATTCCCATACCTAGTAAAAAGCCAAAAAAATATTTTAAATAAATATTATAGCTTAATAACAAAATGCAAAGCATAGCACTTAAAGCAGTAAAAGCGCATAAGATAATAGCAAATTTACGACTGATTTTATCAGAAAGACTCCCAATAAAAAGTTGAGATATAAACCCTCCTAACATAGTGCAAAATATAAAAATCGAAGCTTCTTTTGCGCCAAATCCTTGTGTGAGTATAAATAAAGAAGCCATGGAGAAAAATCCATTTAAAAGCATACCTGCTATAAAGCTTGTCACTAAGGCTAAAGGTACAATATCAAAAACTTTAGGAATGGAAATTTTGGTTTTTTGTGGTAAAACCGGTTCTTTAATACGGATTAAAAACAAAGGAATAGAAGCAAACATAATAAAACTAGCGCTTAAAATAAACACTGTATTGCTTGGGAAATCAAAGGACATAAGTAAAATTCCAAAGCCTGATGATGAGTAAAATACTACTTCATAAAAGGCTATTACTCTTGAACGAATAGCATTTTTTGCTTTTTCATTAAGCCATGATTCTATGACCATTAAAAGTGCATAGTAACAAAAGCCAAGCAAA of Campylobacter lari contains these proteins:
- a CDS encoding metallophosphoesterase → MRVFVFFTLLVLFFALANWYIYKRFLSKIDFLKPYKKFVLALVLIVFACELIFFVNMRGDFLHEKLYYILAIFPTVTCFFLLFGIVFEIASWIFFNENKKEQIFSVQRRKFLKLIFDSWLIILSVSMVFKGFVNAISTPKVNEIDIKIKNLKEDLNIALLSDVHLGKNLGEDFLKTLIDEVNALNADIVIIAGDLIDADIASMSYINLLENFKSKYGTYFVYGNHEYYNDINAISKKLKTLKNFKVLEDESIDFGDFTLSGTLDLAAKRLGFKESNIEKIKTQINQEKVNILITHQPKYVKTYDVSGFDLILSGHTHAGQIFPFSLLVYLEQGFVYGLYKLSKDSLLYVSSGAGFWGPAVRFLAPSEIALIRLKGE
- a CDS encoding phosphatidylserine decarboxylase, whose translation is MGFSNSASKIFGIIAKYKFPKIIQKNINKAYVNAFNINMSEFKSLEEYESLNALFTRTLLNERELEDGFVSPSDGKILELGSSFQNDLKENLAFSIKGSSYSIEELLKNSASKEELENGIDYANIYLSPKDYHHYHAPCNMQILSATYMSGALFSVSEAKLAKIINLYTKNERVVLRCLVEGKFILWMVFVGALNVGKMHFSFDTSIQTNAANFDFTYTYEDLFVKKGQRLGNFELGSTIVLIAQKGFLKFSKNAYEKVEFSKKIADFA
- a CDS encoding FlhB-like flagellar biosynthesis protein: MAKKTKKAVALGYNKEDQNAPKILANAKGENAAKIISLAKENGIPIKEDKDLVEVLSKLDLGDEIPPNMYKAVAEIFAFLYKVANEDETKQSLQSS
- a CDS encoding flagellar hook-length control protein FliK; protein product: MITNISNNQNQFAKNETNKDSKSEKSDKKISLNDALKNPLFSKNNPEIKLPKDYISKIDQKLQELLNKLLDQIKTNKDPDLAVLKNHKDLNFAPNFANEVKKLQAELSKKPEFEKLLKVLEDLVKPAKDINNKNLSSLVKNSGVFLEAKLNHSLKEQNLPQSFFNLLNTIKGATSENLKRDISNLDLKNLDATSTLKELIHILQNHKKDNKISLENTNYKTLFKLFDKIENFKNYINKNPNSISQEKLQNIANNFIKNLSKNLALINKELAKPENIKIQNTHILKELSQNIKDLITLLKDIKNHKNKTETTQENLNKTPHTKDIKEELKEEIKTPQKNTEDKKETQQKQESIAKDKEIQNTKEEKIPQSKDIKENPKEESKTPQKNTEEASKNDNKSQNLQANNTKLEDIFKSTSGKILLEDIFKQNVSKNLNFSQNLQEEFLNNLNKELGLIGRKLNEVLKALDPKNYEAKNSLDDIKNIEKKLELSIKDLGKITPKDTAEISSELQKDIKSTLLQVSNLAKNLDNESILNQANRLIAQLEFNQLLSLANNSIHTFLPFFWDDLEKSNVVFKRGKKDKFYAQINLEFEKLGKINVFLSLSNDKYIDINMMIENVNFRKKLYERAHELKKALVKVGLLSSNFFISDIVKSKFHNQEEYNDFNMGFDTRA
- a CDS encoding MFS transporter codes for the protein MSSKRTIRSLTALFFGMIFVFIGSALTVNSIAIILKHNNVSNFYIGIIGSCYFLGAMVSTISAHRIVSKVGHIRSFGIFAIIFGIATMLHSLNSNLYFWMVLRFLLGFCYYALLMVIESWLNEKAKNAIRSRVIAFYEVVFYSSSGFGILLMSFDFPSNTVFILSASFIMFASIPLFLIRIKEPVLPQKTKISIPKVFDIVPLALVTSFIAGMLLNGFFSMASLFILTQGFGAKEASIFIFCTMLGGFISQLFIGSLSDKISRKFAIILCAFTALSAMLCILLLSYNIYLKYFFGFLLGMGMCCLYALSLARANDMLEDSSKRVELGRAVLFTYSFGALFAPAVLGTLMYYFESNGFMYFYIVLLTVLIAFAIDKPKFKNLTKFKRKPGNMVMLDDN